One window from the genome of Pseudonocardia hierapolitana encodes:
- a CDS encoding ethanolamine ammonia lyase-activating protein — MAKDALVTDDLAAKFATEKDSPYTRWVAAEGLDIIAAHYVPDLRTVELKPWERRGGRGVFINHEATRTSNDCYVCEIPAGGQLAPHRQLCEEMVLVLDGHGSTRVWNDAGAEVTFEWQPGSLFAIPLNANHQHFNGSGQRAARFVASTNLPPVLNLYDDVDFVFGTAHDFPKRFAGEPDYFAPKGEQKGLLLDTNFVADAANLPLIEAKERGAGGGHIRFAMAKGSMNSHISQFPTATYKKGHRHGPGAHVIILSGEGYSLMWPEGEEPRRYEWGPGSLIVPPNMWFHQHFNSGTEPARYLAFKHEVVSVRNAQGVPKAWISQRVGGDQIDYADESPYVRETFRAALAEHGMEPKMDAAYEAELATLPPKPQETVAV; from the coding sequence ATGGCTAAGGACGCGCTCGTCACCGACGACCTGGCGGCGAAGTTCGCCACCGAGAAGGACTCGCCGTACACGCGGTGGGTGGCAGCGGAGGGCCTCGACATCATCGCTGCCCACTACGTGCCCGACCTGCGCACCGTCGAGCTCAAGCCGTGGGAGCGGCGTGGCGGCCGCGGCGTCTTCATCAACCACGAGGCCACCCGCACCTCCAACGACTGCTACGTCTGCGAGATCCCCGCGGGCGGGCAGCTCGCGCCGCACCGGCAGCTGTGCGAGGAGATGGTGCTGGTCCTGGACGGGCACGGGTCGACGCGCGTCTGGAACGACGCCGGCGCAGAGGTCACCTTCGAGTGGCAGCCCGGATCGCTGTTCGCGATCCCGCTGAACGCGAACCACCAGCACTTCAACGGATCCGGGCAGCGGGCAGCACGCTTCGTCGCCTCGACGAACCTGCCGCCCGTCCTGAACCTCTACGACGACGTCGACTTCGTGTTCGGCACGGCGCACGACTTCCCGAAGCGGTTCGCCGGCGAGCCCGACTACTTCGCCCCGAAGGGCGAGCAGAAGGGCCTGTTGCTCGACACCAACTTCGTCGCCGACGCCGCCAACCTGCCGCTCATCGAGGCCAAGGAGCGCGGCGCGGGCGGCGGGCACATCCGCTTCGCCATGGCCAAGGGATCGATGAACAGCCACATCTCGCAGTTCCCGACCGCGACGTACAAGAAGGGGCACCGGCACGGCCCCGGAGCACACGTGATCATCCTGTCCGGCGAGGGCTACAGCCTGATGTGGCCCGAAGGCGAGGAGCCGCGGCGCTACGAGTGGGGTCCCGGCAGCCTGATCGTCCCGCCGAACATGTGGTTCCACCAGCACTTCAACAGCGGCACCGAGCCAGCCCGCTACCTCGCGTTCAAGCACGAGGTCGTCTCGGTGCGCAACGCGCAGGGCGTGCCGAAGGCGTGGATCAGCCAGCGCGTCGGCGGCGACCAGATCGACTACGCCGACGAGTCGCCCTACGTCCGCGAGACGTTCCGCGCCGCGCTGGCCGAGCACGGGATGGAGCCGAAGATGGACGCCGCCTACGAGGCCGAGTTGGCGACGCTGCCGCCGAAGCCGCAGGAGACGGTCGCGGTCTGA
- a CDS encoding cupin domain-containing protein yields MGEDGRVFVRGLESDKYELEAFRREQLARARVRDDTVVTDHGEAVAHSGSNKQSRTWWRIGPGDEEFLTQTLQVHFVEIDGHGSNRGHGHQNEAAFYILSGAGYEIHDDQRYDWKEGDFVFVHTDSVHRHFNPYDEKALTLVVKAKSSWMFLGLLQQGRGGPVDRPDEFGPREDWSQIWTPGVLDRTKVIGVEDTVWEDTELGRIRVMTSPQTDHARLFSVDAFEWAVDAGSRTARYWKMADEVLYALHGGGYSLHWEVQAEIAERYYAHIAKEPTRHEFSQGDVLYVPQNTVAQHFAADGTPLRLLSFQNRLFKHLGYDNVKVLEPAPRSETAAADLARA; encoded by the coding sequence GTGGGTGAAGACGGTCGCGTGTTCGTGCGCGGTCTGGAGTCCGACAAGTACGAGCTCGAGGCGTTCCGCCGGGAGCAGCTGGCGCGGGCGCGGGTCCGCGACGACACCGTCGTCACCGACCACGGCGAGGCCGTGGCCCACTCGGGCAGCAACAAGCAGTCGCGCACGTGGTGGCGGATCGGCCCGGGCGACGAGGAGTTCCTGACCCAGACGCTGCAGGTGCACTTCGTCGAGATCGACGGGCACGGCAGCAACCGCGGCCACGGCCACCAGAACGAAGCCGCGTTCTACATCCTCTCCGGCGCCGGCTACGAGATCCACGACGACCAGCGCTACGACTGGAAGGAAGGCGACTTCGTCTTCGTCCACACCGACTCGGTGCACCGGCACTTCAACCCCTACGACGAGAAGGCGCTGACCCTCGTCGTGAAGGCCAAGAGCAGCTGGATGTTCCTCGGCCTGTTGCAGCAGGGGCGGGGCGGCCCGGTCGACCGGCCGGACGAGTTCGGCCCCCGCGAGGACTGGTCGCAGATCTGGACGCCCGGCGTGCTCGACCGCACCAAGGTGATCGGCGTCGAGGACACGGTCTGGGAGGACACCGAGCTGGGCCGCATCCGCGTGATGACGAGCCCGCAGACCGACCACGCGCGCCTGTTCAGCGTGGACGCGTTCGAGTGGGCCGTCGACGCGGGCAGCCGCACGGCCCGCTACTGGAAGATGGCTGACGAGGTCCTCTACGCCCTCCACGGCGGCGGCTACTCGCTGCACTGGGAGGTGCAGGCCGAGATCGCCGAGCGGTACTACGCGCACATCGCGAAGGAGCCGACGCGCCACGAGTTCTCCCAGGGCGACGTCCTGTACGTCCCGCAGAACACCGTGGCCCAGCACTTCGCGGCCGACGGCACGCCGCTGCGGCTGCTCAGCTTCCAGAACCGGTTGTTCAAGCACCTGGGTTACGACAACGTGAAGGTGCTCGAGCCCGCGCCCCGGTCGGAGACCGCGGCTGCCGACCTCGCCCGGGCCTGA
- a CDS encoding thiamine pyrophosphate-binding protein, translating into MSAVERPVENAPAPAAYGSDLVVDLLRALGTRYVPLNPGSSFRGLHDSLVNHGGNTDPQLMLCLHEEIAVSLAHGYAKGSRQVGVAAVHDLVGLMHASMAVYDAFCDRVPLLVLGGSGPVDPALRRPIDWIHSATTQAQLVRDFVTWDAEPATPAAFVADVLAAHRRTASVPRGPAYVSLDAGVQEAPLAEPVPLPDLELHAPAPPPAADAASVERAVDVLLAARRPVVTAGALDWDPAATDVLVELVELLGAAYHDDRNTVSFPTAHPLNGTGDASWFERADVVLAIGLPDVPGRLRRRDRSRTDGPVVQPAIVDVSTGHLDQRSWSHAFQTPFPRAAQLLADPLTGARQLLAALRDRAPDASARREEVGAQVLIRRERAAAARRTTWNARPIAPARMVAELWDVVRDVPHLLCLRNTRSWPEGIWELPGAGSYLGHSGGGGVGYGPGAFVGGALAARDRGLLGVGIVGDGDLLMAAGALWTAVHYRIPGLLVVNDNGSFYNDEPHQAAVARERGRPETNSWIGMRIADPAVDIDGLAASYGCWTAGTVTEPDELAGAFAKGLAAAQDGQLAVVHVRTAPA; encoded by the coding sequence ATGAGTGCGGTCGAGAGGCCGGTCGAGAACGCGCCGGCGCCCGCCGCGTACGGCAGCGACCTGGTGGTGGACCTGCTGCGGGCGCTCGGCACCCGCTACGTCCCGCTGAACCCCGGCTCGTCGTTCCGGGGCCTGCACGACTCACTGGTCAACCACGGCGGCAACACCGATCCGCAGCTGATGCTGTGCCTGCACGAGGAGATCGCGGTCTCCCTGGCCCACGGCTACGCCAAGGGCTCGCGGCAGGTGGGCGTGGCGGCGGTGCACGACCTCGTCGGGCTCATGCACGCCTCGATGGCCGTCTACGACGCGTTCTGCGACCGGGTGCCGCTGCTGGTGCTGGGCGGCAGCGGGCCGGTGGACCCGGCGCTGCGCCGTCCCATCGACTGGATCCACTCGGCCACCACCCAGGCGCAGCTCGTGCGCGACTTCGTCACCTGGGACGCCGAACCGGCCACGCCCGCGGCGTTCGTCGCCGACGTGCTGGCCGCGCACCGGCGGACGGCGAGCGTCCCGCGGGGCCCGGCGTACGTCTCGCTGGACGCCGGGGTGCAGGAGGCTCCGCTCGCCGAGCCGGTGCCGCTCCCCGACCTGGAGCTGCACGCCCCCGCGCCTCCTCCGGCCGCCGACGCGGCGAGCGTCGAGCGGGCCGTGGACGTGCTGCTCGCCGCGCGGCGCCCGGTCGTCACCGCGGGCGCGCTGGACTGGGATCCCGCCGCCACGGACGTGCTCGTCGAGCTGGTGGAACTGCTCGGCGCCGCGTACCACGACGACCGCAACACGGTCTCCTTCCCCACAGCGCACCCGCTGAACGGCACGGGCGACGCGAGCTGGTTCGAGCGCGCCGACGTCGTGCTCGCGATCGGGCTGCCCGACGTGCCCGGCCGGCTGCGCCGCCGCGACCGGAGCCGCACGGACGGGCCGGTCGTCCAGCCGGCGATCGTCGACGTCTCCACCGGGCACCTGGATCAGCGGTCCTGGTCGCACGCGTTCCAGACCCCGTTCCCGCGGGCCGCCCAGCTGCTCGCCGACCCGCTCACCGGGGCGCGCCAGCTGCTGGCCGCGCTGCGGGACCGCGCGCCGGACGCATCCGCTCGCCGCGAGGAGGTCGGAGCGCAGGTGCTCATCCGGCGCGAGCGGGCGGCGGCCGCGCGCCGGACGACGTGGAACGCCCGGCCGATCGCACCGGCACGCATGGTCGCGGAGCTGTGGGACGTCGTGCGGGACGTGCCGCACCTGCTCTGCCTGCGCAACACCCGCAGCTGGCCCGAGGGCATCTGGGAGCTGCCCGGCGCCGGGAGCTACCTCGGCCACTCCGGCGGCGGTGGCGTCGGATACGGGCCCGGGGCGTTCGTCGGCGGGGCCCTCGCGGCCCGGGACCGGGGCCTGCTCGGCGTCGGGATCGTCGGCGACGGCGACCTCCTCATGGCCGCCGGCGCGCTCTGGACCGCCGTGCACTACCGGATCCCGGGGCTGCTGGTCGTCAACGACAACGGCTCCTTCTACAACGACGAGCCGCACCAGGCCGCCGTCGCCCGCGAGCGTGGCCGGCCGGAGACGAACAGCTGGATCGGGATGCGCATCGCAGACCCCGCGGTCGACATCGACGGCCTCGCCGCCTCGTACGGGTGCTGGACGGCCGGCACGGTCACCGAGCCCGACGAGCTCGCCGGCGCGTTCGCGAAGGGGCTGGCCGCGGCGCAGGACGGACAGCTCGCGGTCGTCCACGTGCGGACGGCGCCGGCATGA
- a CDS encoding aldehyde dehydrogenase family protein, protein MSVLGRVGRGRAPVHAQMSIGGRWRDAASGARLDCIDPTTEELLGTVPAGGAADADLAVQAAQEAAGAWRALGWTKRAALLRDLAAAVAEVAEPLAVLDTLDSGNPIAGMRGDLESTVRELHYFAGLAGQTHGTSTPTAAGTVSSTQREPYGVVVRIVPFNHPFKFACGKAAAALASGNSVVVKPGEQTSLSAIALAEVAEAVLPPGVLTVVTGTGAELGQALVAHPGVQRVAFTGSVPTGRAIMAAAAQNLAHVTLELGGKNPLIVCPDIDVRKAAHDAVASMNIARSNGQSCGSTSRIYVHDSIRAEFTDALLERVGALSVGDPCDEANDVGPLAFAAHHARVLDHVDRAKGAGATLAAGGSRPAGLDRGYFVEPTVFTNVTDDMPIAREEVFGPVMAVLGFSDLDDAVRRANDTDYGLTANVYTRDLGVAHRLADRLQAGYVYVNGTGRRPPGSPFGGWKHSGLGKENAHEELLSYTREKTITITLPPEDPDWSGR, encoded by the coding sequence ATGAGCGTCCTCGGCCGGGTCGGACGCGGTCGCGCGCCGGTGCACGCGCAGATGTCGATCGGCGGGCGGTGGCGCGACGCCGCCTCCGGTGCCCGCCTCGACTGCATCGATCCCACCACGGAGGAGCTGCTCGGCACGGTGCCGGCGGGCGGCGCTGCCGACGCCGACCTCGCCGTCCAGGCCGCGCAGGAGGCGGCCGGGGCGTGGCGAGCGCTGGGCTGGACGAAGCGCGCGGCCCTGCTGCGCGACCTCGCCGCCGCCGTCGCCGAGGTCGCCGAACCGCTCGCCGTCCTGGACACGCTCGACAGCGGCAACCCGATCGCCGGCATGCGCGGAGACCTCGAGTCGACCGTGCGGGAGCTGCACTACTTCGCAGGCCTCGCCGGACAGACGCACGGGACCAGCACACCGACCGCCGCCGGGACCGTGTCGTCCACCCAGCGCGAGCCCTACGGCGTCGTCGTGCGGATCGTGCCGTTCAACCACCCCTTCAAGTTCGCCTGCGGCAAGGCGGCCGCCGCGCTCGCCTCCGGCAACAGCGTGGTCGTCAAGCCGGGCGAGCAGACGTCGCTGTCGGCGATCGCGCTCGCCGAGGTCGCCGAGGCGGTGCTCCCGCCGGGCGTGCTGACGGTCGTCACGGGCACCGGCGCCGAGCTGGGCCAGGCGCTCGTCGCGCACCCGGGCGTGCAGCGGGTGGCGTTCACCGGCTCGGTGCCCACCGGACGCGCGATCATGGCGGCCGCCGCGCAGAACCTCGCGCACGTCACCCTCGAACTCGGCGGCAAGAACCCGCTGATCGTGTGTCCCGACATCGACGTCCGCAAGGCCGCCCACGACGCCGTCGCGAGCATGAACATCGCGCGCAGCAACGGGCAGTCCTGCGGATCGACCTCGCGGATCTACGTGCACGACAGCATCCGCGCGGAGTTCACGGACGCGTTGCTCGAGCGGGTGGGCGCGCTGAGCGTCGGCGACCCGTGCGACGAGGCGAACGACGTCGGCCCGCTCGCGTTCGCCGCCCATCACGCGCGCGTGCTCGACCACGTCGACCGCGCGAAGGGCGCCGGCGCCACGCTCGCCGCGGGCGGCTCCCGGCCGGCCGGGCTGGACCGGGGCTACTTCGTGGAGCCGACCGTGTTCACGAACGTCACCGACGACATGCCGATCGCGCGCGAGGAGGTGTTCGGGCCGGTCATGGCGGTGCTCGGCTTCTCCGATCTCGACGACGCCGTCCGTCGCGCCAACGACACCGACTACGGGCTCACGGCGAACGTCTACACGCGCGACCTGGGCGTCGCGCACCGGCTGGCCGACCGGCTGCAGGCCGGCTACGTCTACGTCAACGGCACCGGGCGCCGTCCGCCCGGCTCGCCCTTCGGCGGCTGGAAGCACAGCGGCCTGGGCAAGGAGAACGCGCACGAGGAGCTGCTCTCCTACACGCGCGAGAAGACGATCACGATCACCCTGCCTCCCGAGGACCCCGACTGGAGCGGTCGATGA
- a CDS encoding thiamine pyrophosphate-binding protein, with the protein MTTSSAHPSWAPYDKAVWGSDVMVDALRELHLPYIALNPGSSFRGLHDSLVNYAGDEMQMIECPHEKIAVALAHGYAKATGRPMGVLLHDLVGLLQGTMGIYYAYIDRAPVLVLGGSGPADHDRRRPYIDWIHSANVQGQAVREYTKWDHEPRSIESVPSVLARAHRIATTGPAGPTYVALDAGLQEDRVTEPVPVDDVAALAAAPSPVAPDPAALRALAEQLCAAERPVMVLAYPGRDPASFGHLVDLAELVGIGALDTHWRLNFPTRHPLCVSDTDIVDEADCVLFVDVKDMVKPTHRTDRLARRNVSRLAPGCRVLSIGFGDMGISSWSEDYAQLIPADHTVVADTAVALPLLIEECRALLAEDDAQRAAQRAAWTRRLTEVHENTRAGWTQHAAEVAGETPVATAQLAAAVWNVVREHDWVLTAGTAAEWALRLWDFDAPHRHPGKQLGTATQIGISLGVALAHKGTGRLVVDLQPDGDLMFDVGALWVASRYRLPLLVVMFNNRAYYNDWEHQEKLAAQRGTPVDRAHIGMAISDPAPDFAAVAKGFGWYAEGPIMDPAAVEAAVRRAAAHVQAAGGPALVDVVCQPK; encoded by the coding sequence ATGACGACGAGCAGCGCCCATCCTTCCTGGGCACCGTACGACAAGGCGGTCTGGGGCTCCGACGTCATGGTCGACGCCCTCCGCGAGCTCCACCTGCCCTACATCGCGCTCAACCCCGGTTCCTCGTTCCGCGGCCTGCACGACTCGCTCGTCAACTACGCGGGCGACGAGATGCAGATGATCGAGTGCCCGCACGAGAAGATCGCCGTCGCGCTGGCACACGGCTACGCGAAGGCGACCGGACGGCCGATGGGCGTGCTGCTGCACGACCTGGTCGGGCTCCTGCAGGGCACGATGGGCATCTACTACGCCTACATCGACCGGGCGCCCGTCCTGGTCCTGGGCGGTTCCGGGCCGGCCGACCACGACCGGCGCCGGCCCTACATCGACTGGATCCACTCCGCGAACGTGCAGGGCCAGGCGGTCCGCGAGTACACGAAGTGGGACCACGAGCCCCGCTCGATCGAATCCGTGCCGAGCGTGCTCGCACGCGCCCACCGCATCGCGACCACCGGGCCGGCCGGCCCCACGTACGTCGCCCTGGATGCCGGGCTCCAGGAGGACCGGGTCACCGAGCCGGTGCCCGTGGACGACGTCGCCGCGCTCGCCGCCGCGCCGTCCCCGGTGGCGCCGGACCCGGCAGCGCTGCGGGCGCTCGCGGAGCAGCTGTGCGCGGCGGAGCGGCCGGTGATGGTGCTGGCCTACCCGGGGCGGGACCCGGCGTCGTTCGGGCACCTCGTCGACCTTGCCGAGCTGGTCGGGATCGGCGCGCTCGACACGCACTGGCGGCTCAACTTCCCCACCCGCCACCCGCTGTGCGTGAGCGACACCGACATCGTCGACGAGGCCGACTGCGTGCTGTTCGTCGACGTGAAGGACATGGTCAAGCCCACCCACCGCACCGACCGGCTCGCGCGGCGGAACGTCTCCCGTCTCGCGCCGGGCTGCCGCGTGCTCTCGATCGGCTTCGGCGACATGGGCATCTCGTCCTGGAGCGAGGACTACGCCCAGCTCATCCCGGCCGACCACACCGTCGTCGCCGACACGGCCGTCGCGCTCCCGCTGCTGATCGAGGAGTGCCGCGCCCTGCTGGCCGAGGACGACGCCCAGCGTGCGGCCCAGCGCGCCGCGTGGACGCGCAGGTTGACCGAGGTGCACGAGAACACCCGGGCCGGCTGGACCCAGCACGCGGCCGAAGTCGCCGGGGAGACGCCGGTGGCCACCGCGCAGCTCGCGGCTGCGGTGTGGAACGTCGTCCGGGAGCACGACTGGGTGCTCACCGCCGGCACGGCCGCGGAGTGGGCGTTGCGCCTCTGGGACTTCGACGCCCCGCACCGGCACCCCGGCAAGCAGCTGGGCACGGCCACCCAGATCGGCATCTCGCTCGGGGTGGCGCTCGCCCACAAGGGCACCGGCCGGCTCGTCGTGGACCTGCAGCCCGACGGTGACCTCATGTTCGACGTCGGCGCGCTGTGGGTGGCGAGCCGCTACCGGCTGCCACTGCTCGTGGTCATGTTCAACAACCGCGCCTACTACAACGACTGGGAGCACCAGGAGAAGCTGGCGGCGCAGCGCGGCACGCCGGTCGACCGCGCGCACATCGGTATGGCGATCTCCGACCCGGCCCCGGACTTCGCGGCCGTGGCGAAGGGCTTCGGGTGGTACGCCGAGGGCCCGATCATGGACCCGGCAGCGGTCGAGGCCGCGGTTCGCCGCGCCGCCGCGCACGTGCAGGCGGCCGGCGGGCCGGCGCTGGTCGACGTGGTCTGCCAGCCGAAGTAA
- a CDS encoding class II aldolase/adducin family protein, translated as MRVSSRDGGSGTPLGHELAPLRELVAAACRVLAGRGLADGVLGHISVRVDDQRLLVRCRGPRERGLAFTTPEDVRLVDLEGREGARGELDGGYTPPTELPLHVEVLRARADVTAVVHAHPPEVVAADLAGIRIRPIIGAFDIPGTRLAAGGVPVHPRGVLLRDRRLAVEMVASMGDRPVVVLRAHGLTSAAATIEQAVLQAISVDQLARLSLKVVSAGGTLTDLPEADMAELPDLGAEFNTATAWRHELARLPGLLPHAGEPCQRS; from the coding sequence GTGAGGGTCAGTAGCCGCGACGGTGGGTCGGGCACCCCGCTGGGCCACGAGCTCGCACCTCTGCGCGAGCTCGTGGCCGCGGCGTGCCGGGTGCTCGCCGGACGAGGGCTCGCCGACGGCGTCCTCGGGCACATCAGTGTGCGCGTGGATGACCAGCGGCTCCTGGTCCGATGCCGCGGGCCACGGGAGCGTGGGCTCGCGTTCACGACCCCGGAGGACGTTCGGCTCGTCGATCTCGAGGGCCGGGAAGGCGCGCGCGGTGAGCTCGACGGCGGGTACACCCCGCCGACCGAGCTGCCCCTGCACGTCGAGGTCCTACGCGCCCGAGCGGACGTCACCGCGGTGGTGCACGCGCACCCGCCCGAGGTCGTCGCCGCGGACCTCGCAGGCATCAGGATCCGCCCCATCATCGGTGCGTTCGACATCCCGGGCACCCGGCTCGCCGCCGGTGGTGTGCCGGTCCACCCTCGCGGGGTGCTCCTGCGGGACCGCAGGCTCGCCGTCGAGATGGTCGCCTCCATGGGAGACCGGCCGGTCGTCGTGCTCCGCGCCCACGGTCTCACCAGCGCGGCGGCGACCATCGAGCAGGCCGTCCTGCAGGCGATCAGCGTCGATCAGCTCGCCCGGTTGTCACTGAAGGTGGTCAGTGCCGGAGGGACCCTCACCGACCTACCGGAGGCGGACATGGCCGAGCTGCCAGACCTCGGCGCAGAGTTCAACACCGCCACCGCGTGGCGGCACGAGCTCGCCCGACTCCCCGGCCTGCTCCCCCACGCAGGGGAGCCGTGTCAGCGCTCGTAA
- a CDS encoding phosphotransferase, translating into MTDIGTEISAGLIRHLLRDQHPDLAELPLREVEGGWGNQMWRLGDELAVRIQRMETDPDRQLKERRWLPLLAPRLPLPIPVPVRSGEPSERFPKLWTVMTWVPGLPLDRGSITRGEHAAETLAAFLRALHVTAPADAPVDTTGLGAHPKDSTSGFKQFFDSVDAGTIGAEAADVWAVWDDAVAAPAWEGPSVWVHGDLHPANVVVVDGTLAGVVDFGELFVGDPASDLAAAWVLLPAGAAARFFAAYGEVDEATVRRARGLAVLKSLFLMLMGQNGDRGLPGGKPAWGPAGRGALDRVLSERLTRFHE; encoded by the coding sequence ATGACCGATATCGGGACCGAAATCAGCGCAGGTCTCATCCGTCACCTGCTGCGGGACCAGCATCCGGACCTGGCCGAGCTGCCTCTCCGCGAGGTGGAGGGCGGCTGGGGCAATCAGATGTGGCGCCTCGGGGACGAGCTGGCCGTGCGGATCCAGCGCATGGAGACCGACCCCGATCGCCAGCTCAAGGAGCGCCGGTGGCTGCCCCTGCTCGCCCCACGCCTGCCGCTGCCGATCCCCGTCCCGGTGCGAAGTGGTGAGCCCTCCGAGCGTTTCCCCAAGCTGTGGACGGTCATGACGTGGGTGCCGGGGCTGCCGCTAGACCGCGGGTCGATTACCCGCGGCGAGCACGCGGCCGAGACGCTGGCGGCGTTCCTGCGGGCGCTGCACGTGACAGCGCCCGCCGACGCACCGGTCGATACGACGGGCCTTGGCGCGCATCCCAAAGACTCCACGAGCGGCTTCAAACAGTTCTTCGACTCCGTCGACGCTGGCACGATCGGCGCCGAGGCCGCCGACGTCTGGGCCGTCTGGGACGACGCCGTCGCGGCCCCCGCATGGGAGGGTCCGTCGGTGTGGGTGCACGGCGACTTGCATCCGGCGAACGTCGTCGTCGTGGACGGGACGTTGGCGGGCGTTGTCGACTTCGGCGAGCTGTTCGTCGGCGACCCGGCGTCGGACCTGGCGGCTGCCTGGGTGTTGCTGCCGGCGGGCGCGGCCGCCCGCTTCTTCGCCGCGTACGGGGAGGTTGACGAGGCGACGGTCCGGCGCGCCCGCGGGCTGGCCGTGCTGAAGAGCCTCTTCCTGATGCTGATGGGCCAGAACGGGGATCGCGGCCTGCCCGGCGGTAAGCCGGCGTGGGGTCCGGCGGGACGGGGGGCGCTCGACCGGGTTCTGAGCGAGCGTCTGACCCGATTCCACGAGTAG
- a CDS encoding calcium/sodium antiporter — MNPVLALILGLAALVVGAEMVVREGSALAARFNVSPLVVGMTIVSLGTSLPELAIGLNAAQQGNAGLAVGNIVGTNLVNILLILGLSALIRPIALEARTLRLDLPAMTGAALLLFVLAVDGDLTTADGLWLCLYGAAYLALLAALAHRESRQPAVVADDGPSPSPDPDTASTPPARARPVAVRALLLVLGLAVVVIGSEYLVDGAVEIARDLGASDAVIGLTIVAVGTSAPELVTTLVSTVRGDRSIALGNLIGSSVFNIALILGPTVLVAPGTVPVPEDVLALDLVLMVAAAVVCVPVFLTHRRLGRLEGAAFVTTYVAYMVWLLGTRL, encoded by the coding sequence GTGAACCCGGTGCTGGCATTGATCCTCGGGCTCGCTGCTCTGGTGGTGGGCGCCGAGATGGTGGTGCGTGAGGGATCCGCACTGGCGGCCAGGTTCAACGTCAGCCCGCTCGTGGTGGGCATGACGATCGTCTCGCTCGGCACCAGCCTCCCCGAGCTGGCCATCGGCCTCAACGCCGCTCAGCAGGGCAACGCCGGCCTGGCCGTGGGGAACATCGTGGGAACCAACCTGGTCAACATCCTGCTGATCCTGGGCCTGAGCGCGCTCATCCGGCCGATCGCGCTCGAGGCCCGGACCCTGCGGTTGGACCTGCCCGCGATGACCGGGGCGGCGCTGCTGCTCTTCGTCCTGGCCGTCGACGGTGACCTCACCACCGCCGACGGCCTCTGGCTGTGCCTCTACGGCGCCGCGTACCTGGCGCTACTCGCCGCGCTCGCCCACCGCGAGTCACGACAGCCGGCCGTCGTCGCCGACGACGGCCCATCTCCGAGCCCCGACCCCGACACGGCCAGTACTCCTCCAGCCCGGGCCCGGCCGGTTGCGGTCCGGGCGCTGCTGCTCGTCCTCGGCCTTGCCGTCGTCGTCATCGGATCGGAGTACCTGGTCGACGGCGCCGTCGAGATCGCTCGCGACCTCGGCGCCAGCGACGCGGTGATCGGCCTGACCATCGTGGCCGTCGGCACCTCGGCCCCGGAGCTCGTCACCACCCTGGTCTCCACCGTGCGAGGCGACAGATCCATCGCCCTCGGGAACCTCATCGGCTCCAGCGTGTTCAACATCGCCCTCATCCTCGGGCCCACCGTGCTGGTCGCACCCGGGACCGTGCCGGTACCCGAGGACGTACTGGCGCTGGATCTGGTCCTCATGGTGGCCGCCGCGGTCGTGTGCGTGCCTGTCTTCCTCACCCATCGACGACTGGGTCGACTCGAGGGAGCAGCGTTCGTGACGACCTACGTCGCGTACATGGTCTGGCTGCTCGGCACCCGGTTGTGA
- a CDS encoding copper chaperone PCu(A)C yields MNRIGVVGTIVLSLLVLAGCSSGQAGSPAPDRAGIELDGVDGQVGQLRLLGVTVASTGGRGSMHIAGDSAALLLTIANDGRAEDALTGTRTDLADQVVLLNGDASPAPRVDVPVPPGSVAVLSEVTGPHLELSGLRETLRSGVSIPVTFEFRDAGSVTLEVPVRTYTDVRPDKYLEPA; encoded by the coding sequence ATGAACCGCATCGGAGTCGTGGGGACGATCGTGCTCAGCCTGCTGGTGCTCGCCGGCTGCAGCTCGGGGCAGGCCGGCTCCCCGGCCCCCGACCGGGCGGGGATCGAGCTCGACGGCGTCGACGGGCAGGTGGGCCAGCTCCGGCTGCTCGGCGTCACCGTCGCATCCACCGGTGGACGAGGCAGCATGCACATCGCCGGGGACAGCGCCGCACTCCTCCTGACGATCGCGAACGATGGCAGGGCCGAGGACGCGCTCACCGGGACCAGGACCGATCTCGCCGACCAGGTTGTTCTCCTGAACGGCGATGCCTCGCCGGCTCCTCGCGTGGACGTGCCCGTGCCCCCCGGTTCGGTCGCGGTCCTCAGCGAGGTGACCGGACCGCACCTGGAGCTCTCCGGGCTGCGCGAGACCCTGCGCAGCGGCGTCAGCATCCCGGTCACCTTCGAGTTCCGCGACGCCGGCTCGGTCACCCTCGAGGTGCCGGTCCGCACCTACACCGACGTCCGACCGGACAAGTACCTGGAGCCTGCCTGA